ATTTTTTTCACTTCGGTAGAATCTTTACATTTTAGTATCTGATTTTTAAGGTTACCTAATTCATTAAACTTTATTTTTCTAACTATATTTCTCGCTCTTGGAATAAAGGTTTTAGCCATACTTAAATCTTTAATTCCAAAACTTAATAATATAACTACTCCAACTAATTCACCAGCCATTTCTCCACAAACAGAAACTTTTTTATTCTTTTCTAAACCAACTTCTGCTAGTGTATTTATAGCTCTTAAAACTGCTGGATGATAATAATCATATAATTCATTTTCTTTTTGGGAAAATCTATCTGTGGCTAAAATATACTGGGTTAAATCATTTGTTCCTATTGAGAAAAAGTCAATTTCTTCAGCTATTTCTCTAGCCATAAAAATAACAGAAGGAACCTCTACCATTATTCCAGTTTCTATATCTTCTTTAAATTTTAATCCTTCTTCTTTCAAATCTTCTTTAACTTCTTCTAAAATTTGTTTTATTTTTAAAATTTCAGCCCTACAAGAAACCATAGGATGCATTATTTTTATATCTTTTCCATAAGAACTTTGTAATATTGCTCTAAGTTGAGTTCTTAAAATCCTTTTTCTTCTAAGAGTAAATCTAATTCCCCTTTCTCCAAGGGAAGGATTTTCTTCACTTTCTATAGGACAATAAGGTAATATTTTATCCGCTCCTATATCTAAAGTTCTTATAATCATAGGTTTATCTTTGCCTATTTCTTCATTTATACTGTTATAAATTTTTATTTGTTCTTGCTCTGTAGGTAAACTGTTTCTTTCCATATAAACAAACTCTGTCCTAAGAAGTCCCACCCCACGAGGATTAACTCTTCTTAAAGCATTTAAATCTATATGTTGTCCTGCATTAAAATCTAAATTTATATCTACACCATCCACTGTAACTGAAGGCATATTTATATTTTTTTCTATTTCTTCCTTTTCTTTCTCAATAAATTTCTGTAATTTTTTGTATTCCTCTACTACTTCTAAAATAGGATTATTTATTACTCTAGCCTTTATGTGATAAGTATCTAATATAATCTCATCACTCCATTTCTCTAAAAATAAATCTTTTCCACCCATAAATGTTGGAATTTCTAAAGATTTAGCTAATATAGCAACATGGGAAGTTGTCCCTGAAAAC
Above is a genomic segment from Fusobacterium sp. JB019 containing:
- the ptsP gene encoding phosphoenolpyruvate--protein phosphotransferase, with the translated sequence MEKIYGKGIYEGVVIGKPFLKYEKKIEIEPYFLKEEEIANEILRYKEGIKFAQGKLSKLINELRTKVDKKDLQILIVHFEMLNDPVILKEIESMIRKEKLNAEEVVKKVLGKYITLFSKKKNSVYQQRVSDLKDIRDRLLFALIRRKELYNNVEGKILIAKEILPSELLELVNNHVEIKGIIMEFSGTTSHVAILAKSLEIPTFMGGKDLFLEKWSDEIILDTYHIKARVINNPILEVVEEYKKLQKFIEKEKEEIEKNINMPSVTVDGVDINLDFNAGQHIDLNALRRVNPRGVGLLRTEFVYMERNSLPTEQEQIKIYNSINEEIGKDKPMIIRTLDIGADKILPYCPIESEENPSLGERGIRFTLRRKRILRTQLRAILQSSYGKDIKIMHPMVSCRAEILKIKQILEEVKEDLKEEGLKFKEDIETGIMVEVPSVIFMAREIAEEIDFFSIGTNDLTQYILATDRFSQKENELYDYYHPAVLRAINTLAEVGLEKNKKVSVCGEMAGELVGVVILLSFGIKDLSMAKTFIPRARNIVRKIKFNELGNLKNQILKCKDSTEVKKIVKTYIKKL